The following proteins are co-located in the Echinicola sp. 20G genome:
- a CDS encoding YCF48-related protein → MRKAHHLLFLLALSAIVWTSCSNPPSVEVRSPLGWEILNTPTKSSLRGLCPLTEEIAWATGSNGLWMLTIDGGQSWNHGVIDGLDTVDFRDIEAFNASTAIAVSAGQPAVIYKTTDSGKTWERKYEGPEEAFLDGLVFEDDRRGYAYGDPVNGKWMILLTLNGGESWEPLTTAPKAPKGEAGFAASGSGILSKGHRIWMASGGFKSNIYYSEDGGVDWDTIPAPIIQGEPSQGIFSLSFINGKNLVAVGGDYLKPDFNQNNISLSFDEGITWKKPEGTPPSGYRSGVTYFPAYGWLISVGTNGSDYSTDGGNNWTKFSDIGLHAVKRSKNGGAIWASGGEGKVALLNF, encoded by the coding sequence ATGAGAAAGGCACACCATCTCCTATTTTTGCTTGCATTATCTGCAATCGTATGGACAAGTTGCAGCAACCCACCATCTGTTGAGGTCAGATCCCCTTTGGGCTGGGAAATTCTGAACACTCCTACCAAAAGCTCTTTGCGTGGATTGTGTCCGTTGACCGAAGAGATTGCATGGGCCACTGGCAGCAATGGGCTATGGATGCTTACCATTGATGGAGGCCAGTCTTGGAATCATGGGGTCATCGACGGTCTGGACACTGTAGACTTTAGGGATATTGAAGCTTTTAATGCCAGTACGGCCATCGCTGTTTCTGCCGGCCAACCTGCTGTAATCTATAAAACTACGGACTCCGGTAAAACCTGGGAAAGAAAATATGAAGGTCCAGAAGAAGCATTTTTGGATGGTTTAGTATTTGAAGATGATAGAAGGGGTTATGCTTATGGTGACCCTGTGAATGGGAAATGGATGATTTTGTTGACCTTGAATGGTGGAGAATCTTGGGAACCACTTACTACAGCTCCCAAAGCCCCAAAGGGAGAAGCTGGTTTTGCTGCCAGTGGCTCAGGAATCTTATCCAAAGGGCACCGGATATGGATGGCCAGTGGAGGCTTCAAAAGCAATATCTATTATTCTGAGGACGGTGGTGTAGACTGGGATACCATTCCTGCCCCTATCATTCAGGGTGAACCCTCTCAAGGGATTTTTTCTTTATCATTTATCAACGGCAAAAACTTGGTGGCTGTTGGGGGAGATTACCTTAAACCTGACTTCAATCAAAATAATATCAGTCTCTCATTTGATGAAGGAATTACATGGAAAAAGCCAGAAGGAACCCCTCCATCTGGTTACCGATCGGGTGTCACTTATTTTCCTGCGTATGGCTGGTTGATCTCTGTGGGAACGAATGGATCTGACTATTCCACAGATGGAGGAAATAACTGGACCAAGTTTTCAGACATAGGGCTGCATGCAGTAAAAAGATCAAAAAATGGCGGTGCCATTTGGGCCTCTGGTGGTGAAGGGAAAGTGGCACTGCTGAACTTCTAA
- a CDS encoding bifunctional UDP-N-acetylmuramoyl-tripeptide:D-alanyl-D-alanine ligase/alanine racemase — protein MIKPISIEELATLIQGEIIQKNSHHSIEFVSTDSRKIIKGETTLFVALKGFKVDGHSYLEEAYQLGVNNFIIEREVSHFTFSNANIVQVSNALDALQSLAAWNRSNFSGPVIGITGSNGKTIVKEWIGQLLSVKFDIAKSPKSYNSQTGVPLSIFGIENHHQAAILEAGISKPGEMERLEQMIKPNVGLFTNIGTAHAEGFESQEQKLQEKALLFKDSQFIVYRQDHQAVHEFLTKHFSSDRLISWSQQSGADYTLAIKKEGSESKITLIKPDMGLFTFSTRFTDEASLENLRHAIVAGLTLGLSEKDIQNVIPQLNTVEMRLTLKAGVNQSLLIDDTYNNDLAGLDIALEFLQNQRQKNRKVVILSDLLQAGDSDFVYDRVNALIKHYQIDLLIGVGNEIKQLGQNPPCSTLFFESTKHLLSAINEIPFQNDLILIKGARTFAFEQVVNTLQERIHGTVLEINLNALRRNFTFYKQLLEPKTKVMVMVKAFAYGGGATEIAHHLEQLKADYLAVAYTDEGVALRLDKIKLPIMVLNPAPESFPNLIRHQLEPVVYSPSFFKQLGEYCQSNQSQLSIHLDLDTGMHRLGFGEENLTELVDLIQLYPELHIASCYTHLAGADEAIHEEFTKNQIELFSSMCNAIQNSLDYSPIRHALNSAGIVRYPKHQFDMVRLGIGLYGVEVNGMHESALQPVSTLKTTVSQIKSLKKGQTVGYSRKGSMKRDGKIATIAIGYADGYDRRFSNGNGQVLINGKKAPVIGNVCMDMTMVDITDMEVREGDEVIIYGEGLSIMEQAKSIGTIAYELLTNISGRVKRVYYLD, from the coding sequence ATGATTAAACCTATCTCCATTGAAGAACTTGCTACATTGATCCAGGGCGAAATTATTCAGAAGAATTCCCATCATTCCATTGAATTTGTTTCTACCGATTCCCGTAAAATCATCAAAGGAGAAACTACCTTGTTTGTGGCACTGAAGGGATTCAAAGTTGATGGTCATTCTTACTTAGAAGAAGCCTATCAATTAGGGGTCAATAATTTCATCATTGAAAGAGAGGTTTCTCATTTCACATTTTCAAATGCCAACATTGTCCAAGTAAGCAATGCATTGGATGCATTACAATCTTTGGCAGCCTGGAACCGGTCAAATTTCTCAGGTCCTGTCATTGGTATCACTGGAAGTAATGGAAAAACAATAGTCAAAGAATGGATTGGTCAATTACTATCCGTGAAATTTGACATTGCCAAAAGTCCTAAGAGCTACAATAGTCAAACCGGTGTTCCACTCTCCATATTTGGTATTGAAAATCATCATCAGGCAGCTATCTTAGAGGCAGGCATCTCTAAGCCAGGTGAAATGGAGCGGCTTGAGCAAATGATCAAACCCAATGTAGGTCTCTTTACCAACATCGGAACGGCCCATGCCGAAGGTTTTGAAAGCCAAGAGCAGAAACTCCAGGAAAAGGCTTTACTATTTAAAGATAGCCAATTCATTGTCTATCGACAGGACCATCAAGCGGTTCATGAATTTTTAACCAAACACTTTTCTTCTGACAGATTAATCTCATGGTCCCAACAGTCTGGAGCTGATTATACCCTCGCCATAAAAAAAGAAGGTTCAGAAAGCAAAATCACTTTGATCAAACCGGACATGGGACTTTTCACCTTCTCTACCCGATTTACAGATGAAGCGTCTTTGGAAAATCTTCGCCATGCTATAGTCGCAGGACTTACTCTTGGGCTTTCCGAAAAAGACATTCAAAATGTCATTCCGCAGCTAAACACGGTGGAAATGAGACTTACCCTAAAAGCCGGAGTCAACCAGTCTCTACTTATAGATGACACTTATAATAATGACTTAGCTGGTCTTGATATTGCCTTGGAGTTTTTACAAAACCAAAGACAAAAAAATAGAAAAGTGGTTATTTTATCGGATCTTCTTCAAGCTGGGGATTCTGATTTTGTCTATGATCGTGTCAACGCCCTTATCAAGCATTATCAAATAGATTTGTTGATTGGTGTTGGAAATGAAATCAAACAATTAGGACAAAACCCTCCTTGTTCCACGCTCTTTTTTGAAAGTACCAAGCACCTTCTCTCCGCCATTAATGAAATTCCATTTCAAAATGACCTCATCTTAATCAAGGGCGCCAGGACATTTGCATTCGAACAGGTAGTGAATACCCTTCAAGAAAGAATTCACGGTACAGTGTTGGAAATCAATTTGAATGCCCTAAGAAGGAATTTCACTTTTTATAAACAACTGTTAGAACCAAAAACAAAAGTCATGGTTATGGTCAAGGCATTTGCTTATGGAGGAGGAGCTACTGAAATAGCACACCATTTAGAGCAGTTAAAAGCTGATTACCTAGCTGTGGCCTATACCGATGAGGGAGTGGCACTGCGACTGGATAAAATCAAACTCCCTATTATGGTCCTAAACCCAGCACCTGAATCTTTCCCAAATCTCATCAGGCATCAGCTCGAGCCCGTAGTTTATAGTCCCTCATTTTTCAAACAACTAGGTGAATATTGTCAAAGTAACCAATCTCAATTGAGTATTCATTTGGACTTGGACACGGGCATGCACCGCCTGGGATTTGGTGAAGAAAATCTTACTGAATTAGTAGATTTGATTCAACTTTACCCAGAATTACATATCGCCAGCTGTTATACACATTTGGCTGGAGCAGATGAGGCCATACATGAAGAATTCACAAAGAATCAAATTGAATTGTTTTCATCTATGTGCAATGCTATCCAAAATTCGCTTGACTATTCCCCCATCAGACACGCACTTAATTCTGCTGGCATAGTAAGGTACCCCAAGCATCAATTTGACATGGTTAGGTTAGGCATTGGATTATATGGCGTGGAAGTGAATGGTATGCATGAAAGTGCACTACAACCAGTAAGCACTCTAAAAACAACAGTGTCTCAAATCAAATCGTTGAAAAAAGGTCAAACAGTAGGCTATAGTAGAAAAGGATCCATGAAACGTGATGGGAAAATTGCTACCATCGCCATAGGCTATGCAGACGGCTATGACAGGCGCTTTAGCAATGGTAACGGACAAGTTTTAATCAATGGAAAAAAAGCTCCCGTCATTGGGAATGTCTGTATGGACATGACCATGGTGGACATCACAGACATGGAAGTTAGAGAAGGCGATGAAGTTATTATCTACGGAGAAGGGCTTTCTATTATGGAACAGGCAAAATCCATTGGAACCATTGCTTATGAATTACTCACCAATATCAGCGGACGTGTCAAAAGAGTTTATTATTTGGATTGA
- a CDS encoding HisA/HisF-related TIM barrel protein, producing MFEIIPSIWLINGKCVRLKRGDFTTQEVISENPLEIAQQFEDCGIERLHLVDLDGARRGEPKNYHILNIIAGYTSLKVDFTGGISTDGAIIKVFEHGAKTITASTVAANSPDKFAQWLISYGREKINLAVDTSPENYNIKIRGWLKNTDINLFDQIQYFYDRGLKYLKCSDITRDGVMEGPNFSLYKEILDKFPDLHLVASGGVRDTDDFKKLRDMGLRGAVFGKAYYEGKIKIEDLKEFVLTV from the coding sequence ATGTTCGAGATTATACCATCCATATGGCTGATCAACGGTAAATGTGTACGCCTAAAGAGAGGCGATTTTACCACTCAGGAAGTGATTTCAGAAAATCCACTTGAAATTGCACAGCAATTTGAGGATTGTGGTATTGAACGCTTGCACTTGGTTGACTTAGATGGAGCCCGTCGCGGGGAGCCCAAAAATTACCATATACTTAATATCATCGCTGGCTATACTTCCTTGAAAGTCGATTTTACAGGAGGAATCTCCACAGATGGGGCAATCATCAAGGTTTTTGAACATGGTGCCAAAACCATTACAGCCTCCACTGTCGCAGCCAACTCCCCTGATAAATTTGCCCAATGGCTTATTTCCTATGGTAGAGAAAAAATCAATCTTGCTGTAGATACCAGTCCAGAAAACTACAATATTAAAATTCGAGGTTGGTTAAAAAACACGGATATTAATCTTTTTGACCAAATCCAATATTTTTATGATCGAGGCTTGAAATATCTCAAATGTTCTGATATAACCAGAGATGGTGTAATGGAGGGACCTAATTTTTCCCTGTATAAAGAAATCTTAGATAAGTTTCCAGACTTACATTTAGTAGCCAGTGGCGGGGTTAGAGATACTGATGATTTCAAGAAATTACGGGATATGGGGCTTCGAGGGGCTGTATTTGGCAAAGCTTATTATGAAGGAAAGATCAAGATCGAAGATCTAAAAGAATTTGTATTAACTGTATAA
- a CDS encoding tRNA-binding protein: MQTIQFSDFQKVEIRIGTIIQAEIFSEAKKPAYKLLVDLGELGIKKSSAQITENYVPKKLVGKQVVCICNFPPKQIANIMSEVLVTGFHDQNGHVVLTTSDLPVPNGTKLY, from the coding sequence ATGCAAACGATTCAGTTTTCTGATTTTCAAAAGGTTGAAATCAGAATTGGCACAATTATCCAAGCAGAAATTTTTAGTGAAGCTAAAAAACCTGCCTATAAGCTTCTTGTAGACTTGGGAGAGCTAGGTATTAAAAAGTCTTCGGCACAAATCACAGAAAATTATGTCCCGAAAAAATTAGTTGGAAAGCAGGTTGTTTGCATTTGCAATTTTCCTCCAAAGCAAATTGCTAACATCATGTCAGAAGTTTTGGTAACCGGTTTCCATGATCAAAACGGACATGTCGTTCTCACTACTTCAGATTTGCCAGTACCCAATGGAACTAAGCTGTATTAA
- the wecB gene encoding non-hydrolyzing UDP-N-acetylglucosamine 2-epimerase, with product MLNITLVAGARPNFMKIAPIIHAIDKQKSLGVGIDFRLVHTGQHYDHKMSGDFFEQLNIPSPNANLGAGGGSQAEQTAAIMIGFERELLNNKPDVVLVVGDVTSTLACSITAKKLLVPVVHVEGGIRSGDMSMPEEINRIVTDSITDQFFTTSELANENLRRSGVENHRIHFVGNTMIDTLLSQMPRFRKPGGNIYDKLSSQKYFVLTLHRPANVDEEVKLKAMMEAILEGTGSLSIVFPVHPRTAKVLKNLGIENDRLHYVEPLSYLEFNYLVKHSKGVITDSGGITEEASVMNVPCLTLRDNTERPETIDLGTNELVGTDPSKLKPYLEKMLSGQWKKYQQIPLWDGKTSDRIVKILLEIYAI from the coding sequence ATGCTCAATATCACCTTGGTTGCTGGTGCCCGTCCAAACTTTATGAAAATCGCTCCTATTATTCATGCCATTGATAAGCAAAAAAGTTTAGGAGTTGGTATCGACTTTAGATTGGTACATACTGGCCAACATTATGATCACAAGATGTCAGGTGACTTTTTCGAACAACTGAATATCCCAAGCCCAAACGCCAATTTAGGAGCTGGAGGTGGTTCTCAAGCAGAGCAAACTGCTGCCATCATGATTGGTTTTGAAAGGGAACTTTTAAACAATAAGCCTGATGTGGTTTTGGTGGTAGGTGACGTCACTTCGACTTTGGCTTGCTCTATTACTGCAAAGAAATTATTGGTTCCAGTCGTACATGTGGAAGGAGGTATTAGATCAGGAGATATGAGTATGCCAGAGGAAATTAATCGTATAGTAACGGACAGCATCACAGATCAATTCTTTACTACTTCGGAATTGGCCAATGAGAACCTCAGAAGGTCAGGGGTAGAAAACCACAGGATTCATTTTGTGGGCAATACAATGATTGATACCTTGCTCAGCCAGATGCCTAGATTTCGAAAGCCGGGGGGAAATATTTACGACAAACTCTCTTCCCAGAAGTACTTTGTCTTGACTTTGCATCGCCCAGCAAATGTGGACGAGGAAGTGAAGCTAAAAGCCATGATGGAAGCTATTTTAGAAGGAACAGGAAGTTTGTCAATTGTTTTTCCGGTTCACCCAAGGACCGCGAAGGTGTTGAAGAACTTAGGGATTGAAAACGATAGACTGCATTATGTTGAACCACTTTCCTACTTGGAGTTTAATTATTTAGTGAAACATTCGAAAGGTGTGATTACCGACTCTGGTGGAATTACGGAAGAAGCTTCCGTGATGAATGTTCCCTGTTTGACATTGAGGGATAATACGGAAAGGCCTGAGACCATCGACCTGGGTACAAATGAGCTGGTTGGTACTGATCCTTCCAAACTCAAGCCTTATTTGGAAAAAATGCTCTCAGGTCAATGGAAGAAATATCAACAGATTCCTCTTTGGGACGGAAAAACTTCTGATAGAATTGTTAAGATCTTGTTGGAAATTTATGCCATTTAA
- the uvrA gene encoding excinuclease ABC subunit UvrA has translation MNESTPLNPTSIEDLNPKEYIIIKNARVNNLKNLSVAIPRNKLVVVTGLSGSGKSSLAFDTLFAEGQRMYVESLSSYARQFLGRMEKPDVEYIKGVSPAIAIQQKVTTKNPRSTVGTTTEIYDYLKLLFSRIGRTISPISGEEVKHHTVTDVVDYIHSFEEGEKVMISCPLQVHADRSIKKELEILLQKGFTRIIIEGEVYYVEDLLSENDIPSGEIEILIDRAVIQKEDEDNQFRIADSVQTAFFEGHGECFVVIPRKESKQFSDKFELDGMSFELPSVNFFSFNNPYGACKTCEGFGSVLGIDPDLVIPDKSLSIYEGAIAPWRGETTKKWVAPLIKNGIHFDFPIHRPYEELDEQHKELIWTGNSSFKGLNDFFQHLQSKTHKIQYRVMLSRFRGRTTCPDCKGTRLRKDASYVKVNGHSITDIVLMPIEKALDFFQNINLTVAEEKTANRLLKEILNRLEYIDKVGLGYLTLNRLTSTLSGGEYQRIKLATSLGSALVGSMYILDEPSIGLHPRDTDRLISVLETLRDLGNTVIVVEHEEKIMKAADEIIDIGPDAGVNGGELVFQGGLENLLTHGETYTAKYLKGEEQINIKKGNRKWKDKIIINGARENNLKNLTVQIPLNTLTVITGVSGSGKSTLIKKVLYPALGKTLGTVIDETGKFDKLGGDYKSISQVEFVDQNPIGKSSRSNPVTYVKAYDAIRSLFAEQSLSKQRGYKPAFFSFNVDGGRCEACQGEGTQRIEMQFMADIFLTCESCKGKRFKNEILDVTYKDKNIADILDMTIDEAMEFFKGKNAIIHRLQPLQEVGLGYIGLGQSSNTLSGGEAQRVKLASFLGKSSGKNKDHVLFIFDEPTTGLHFHDIKKLLHSINALIEEGHSVIIIEHNTEVIKSADWVIDLGPEGGERGGNITFEGTPEALREVADNYTAKYLRESFM, from the coding sequence ATGAATGAATCGACTCCCTTGAATCCAACTTCCATAGAGGATCTAAATCCCAAAGAATATATTATCATAAAAAACGCACGGGTAAATAACCTAAAAAACCTAAGTGTGGCCATTCCAAGAAACAAATTGGTGGTGGTGACTGGCTTATCAGGATCAGGTAAATCTTCCTTGGCTTTTGATACTTTATTTGCGGAAGGACAAAGGATGTACGTAGAAAGCCTGAGTTCGTATGCTCGTCAGTTTTTGGGAAGAATGGAAAAACCCGATGTAGAATACATCAAAGGTGTTTCTCCAGCGATTGCCATTCAGCAAAAAGTAACTACAAAAAACCCAAGGTCCACTGTAGGCACCACTACTGAAATTTATGATTACTTAAAATTACTTTTTAGTAGAATTGGTCGGACAATTTCACCCATTAGCGGAGAAGAAGTCAAACATCACACGGTAACTGATGTAGTAGATTACATTCATAGTTTTGAGGAAGGCGAAAAAGTGATGATCAGCTGCCCTCTTCAGGTGCATGCGGACAGAAGTATAAAAAAAGAATTGGAAATCCTGCTTCAAAAGGGCTTTACCAGAATCATTATTGAGGGTGAGGTGTATTATGTGGAAGATTTACTTTCCGAAAATGACATCCCTTCTGGAGAAATAGAGATTTTAATTGATAGGGCAGTCATCCAAAAAGAAGATGAGGACAATCAGTTCAGGATTGCAGATAGTGTCCAAACAGCTTTTTTTGAAGGCCATGGAGAGTGCTTTGTGGTTATCCCAAGAAAAGAAAGCAAACAGTTCAGTGATAAATTTGAATTGGATGGCATGTCTTTCGAACTTCCCTCTGTCAATTTTTTTAGTTTCAACAATCCTTACGGAGCCTGTAAAACATGTGAAGGGTTTGGTTCGGTATTAGGAATTGACCCTGACTTGGTAATCCCTGACAAATCCCTTTCCATTTATGAAGGAGCCATTGCTCCATGGAGGGGAGAGACTACTAAAAAGTGGGTTGCCCCTTTGATCAAAAACGGTATTCACTTCGATTTTCCGATTCACCGGCCTTACGAAGAACTGGATGAGCAACACAAGGAGTTAATTTGGACGGGCAACAGTTCCTTTAAGGGATTGAACGACTTTTTCCAGCACCTTCAAAGCAAGACTCACAAAATCCAGTACCGTGTCATGCTGTCTCGATTTCGAGGAAGGACCACTTGCCCCGACTGTAAAGGAACGCGCTTGAGAAAGGACGCTTCTTATGTTAAGGTCAATGGACATTCCATCACAGACATCGTGTTGATGCCCATAGAAAAAGCGCTGGACTTTTTCCAAAATATCAATCTTACAGTTGCAGAAGAAAAAACAGCTAATCGCCTACTGAAGGAAATACTAAACCGACTCGAATATATAGATAAAGTCGGCTTGGGCTACCTAACGCTCAACAGACTTACTTCCACATTATCCGGTGGAGAGTATCAAAGAATCAAACTGGCCACTTCATTAGGAAGTGCCCTGGTAGGTTCCATGTACATTTTAGATGAGCCCAGTATTGGCCTACATCCACGCGATACGGATCGACTGATATCTGTTCTTGAGACCCTTCGAGATTTGGGGAATACAGTAATTGTCGTTGAGCACGAGGAAAAAATCATGAAAGCGGCTGATGAGATCATTGATATCGGCCCTGACGCAGGTGTAAATGGTGGGGAGTTAGTATTCCAAGGAGGGCTGGAAAACCTGCTAACTCATGGGGAAACCTACACTGCCAAATACCTCAAAGGTGAAGAGCAGATCAACATCAAAAAAGGTAACCGCAAATGGAAAGATAAAATCATCATCAACGGTGCCCGAGAAAACAATCTCAAAAACCTCACCGTACAAATCCCTTTGAATACCCTTACCGTCATTACTGGGGTAAGTGGCTCTGGCAAATCCACCTTGATCAAAAAGGTACTATATCCGGCACTGGGCAAAACACTGGGAACAGTAATCGATGAAACAGGCAAATTTGATAAGCTTGGAGGAGATTACAAATCCATTTCACAGGTGGAATTTGTTGATCAAAACCCAATAGGTAAATCCAGTAGATCTAACCCTGTCACCTACGTAAAAGCTTACGATGCGATTAGGAGTTTGTTTGCCGAACAAAGCCTTTCCAAGCAAAGGGGCTACAAGCCCGCTTTCTTTAGCTTCAATGTAGATGGTGGCCGATGTGAAGCTTGCCAAGGGGAAGGCACCCAAAGGATAGAGATGCAATTTATGGCGGATATCTTTTTGACCTGTGAATCCTGCAAAGGAAAGCGGTTTAAAAATGAAATTCTGGATGTAACCTACAAGGATAAAAACATTGCCGACATTCTGGACATGACCATCGATGAGGCCATGGAATTCTTCAAAGGCAAAAACGCCATTATCCATAGACTCCAACCATTGCAGGAAGTAGGACTAGGCTATATTGGGCTCGGCCAATCCTCCAACACACTTAGTGGTGGAGAAGCCCAAAGGGTCAAGTTGGCTTCCTTCCTGGGAAAAAGTAGTGGTAAAAACAAAGATCATGTGCTTTTCATTTTTGATGAGCCCACCACAGGTTTACACTTCCATGACATCAAAAAACTTCTTCATTCTATTAATGCTCTGATCGAGGAAGGACATTCTGTGATCATCATTGAGCACAATACTGAAGTAATCAAGTCTGCGGATTGGGTCATTGACCTTGGCCCTGAAGGTGGAGAGAGAGGAGGAAATATAACTTTTGAAGGTACACCTGAAGCCTTGCGAGAAGTAGCGGACAATTACACCGCCAAATATTTGAGAGAGTCATTTATGTAA
- a CDS encoding capsule assembly Wzi family protein translates to MMTKSSILYKTIKAITFLFLISSPVLLFAQTSNLNAPFLEEYLRRQQLIGNFNENYSFNIRPLSPNVDDMDGEFDNSRSIYNDLYDYRVQQLFANGKGIFKILPVLVKSQYNSNYSFGINDGAMIPNKGLQVLLSGGFYAEFEGLSLQFQPELITAQNLDFEGFPLDHWASTWRQYYEWLNYADIPERFGTGSYTELFWGQSSIKYTYKDFSIGVSTENIWWGPGKRNSLLMSNNAPGFLHATVETKRPISTKIGHFEGQLIAGKLKNSGFPPPQSSYISQQTPLYVPKRDEDWRYLSGITISYQPKWVPGLSVGFSSVSQMYNNDMDQFSDYLPIFNGEKGPANVVNVDRDQRNQLSAGYFRWMSHGGLFEFYGEYGSNGNSRKLRDFLVNPDLNRAFTFGFTNLIPLKKEDSYIQLSSEMTQTGQTVRDAIVAKNSWYTHSYVRHGYTHLGQVLGAGNGPGSNVIFFEASWVKAYNKLGFTMERIVYNNDFYYKRFEEIKDWRRKYIDLVPSLIGDWKVNNFLLSGKIQYVNTLNYKWYLEENPNQYFIAGLDKTNFVASFSMMYIFP, encoded by the coding sequence ATGATGACAAAAAGCTCAATACTATATAAAACCATTAAGGCTATCACCTTTCTTTTTTTGATAAGCTCTCCTGTTCTGCTTTTTGCACAAACCAGTAATCTCAATGCACCCTTTTTGGAAGAGTACCTGAGAAGGCAACAGCTCATTGGTAATTTCAATGAAAACTACTCTTTCAACATAAGACCCCTATCTCCAAATGTTGATGATATGGATGGTGAATTTGACAATTCCAGAAGTATCTATAATGATCTTTATGATTATAGGGTCCAACAACTCTTTGCCAATGGAAAAGGAATTTTCAAAATACTACCAGTTTTGGTGAAAAGTCAGTACAATTCTAATTATTCCTTTGGGATTAATGATGGCGCAATGATTCCCAATAAAGGCCTCCAGGTACTTCTCAGTGGAGGCTTCTACGCTGAATTCGAAGGCCTGAGCCTTCAATTTCAACCTGAACTTATTACCGCTCAAAATCTCGATTTTGAAGGCTTCCCCTTGGATCACTGGGCCAGTACTTGGAGGCAATACTATGAATGGCTAAACTACGCAGATATTCCAGAACGTTTTGGTACTGGTTCCTATACAGAACTATTCTGGGGTCAATCTAGCATTAAATACACTTACAAGGATTTCTCAATCGGAGTTTCTACAGAGAACATCTGGTGGGGACCTGGCAAAAGAAACTCACTCCTGATGAGTAATAATGCTCCAGGTTTTCTTCATGCTACCGTTGAAACCAAAAGACCCATTTCCACCAAGATAGGTCACTTTGAAGGCCAATTGATAGCTGGGAAGCTTAAAAACTCAGGTTTTCCACCTCCCCAGTCTAGCTATATCAGTCAGCAAACCCCACTTTATGTGCCTAAAAGAGATGAAGATTGGCGCTATCTTTCTGGTATCACCATCAGCTACCAGCCAAAATGGGTTCCTGGCCTAAGCGTTGGCTTCAGCAGTGTTTCTCAGATGTATAATAATGACATGGACCAATTCTCCGATTACCTTCCCATCTTTAATGGAGAAAAAGGGCCCGCCAATGTTGTAAATGTAGATCGTGACCAAAGAAACCAACTCAGCGCTGGATATTTTAGGTGGATGAGCCATGGGGGCTTGTTTGAATTCTATGGAGAATATGGTTCAAATGGAAACAGTAGAAAGCTCAGGGACTTTCTGGTTAACCCTGACCTCAACAGGGCATTTACTTTTGGGTTTACCAACCTAATCCCTTTAAAAAAAGAAGACAGCTATATCCAACTCAGCTCAGAGATGACCCAAACCGGTCAGACCGTCAGGGACGCCATCGTGGCCAAAAATAGCTGGTATACGCATTCTTATGTGCGACATGGTTACACCCATTTGGGGCAAGTCCTAGGTGCTGGAAATGGCCCGGGAAGCAATGTCATTTTTTTTGAAGCTAGCTGGGTTAAAGCTTACAATAAACTAGGCTTTACTATGGAACGCATTGTCTATAACAATGATTTCTATTACAAGAGGTTTGAAGAAATTAAGGATTGGAGAAGAAAATACATTGACTTGGTTCCTTCCTTGATTGGTGACTGGAAAGTAAACAACTTTCTGCTCAGTGGAAAAATACAGTATGTCAACACTTTAAACTACAAATGGTACTTAGAGGAGAACCCCAACCAATATTTCATCGCCGGCTTAGACAAAACTAACTTCGTGGCCAGCTTCAGCATGATGTACATTTTCCCATAA